AATTATCGAAGATGAAAGCGCTGACAACATTAGAATTCTTATTGCTACTGAGTTCTAAGGTTCAAGATGTAAAGGGTTCTATATTGTTATTTCATATCGATAAAAAAGATGCTTCTGTGCCTTCACCTgctgatgatgatattgcACAAGTTCAATTTAGGAGAAGCTCTAAATCCACTTCAGTAGGACACAATGTAGATCAATCAAAACATAAAAAATCCGAGTTAGAAAGGCTGCCAACACAGTCATCTATTCATAGCGCTACATGGGACTCACTATCTCCAGATATAGTATATGATCCATTAATGAAAGATATTAAGAAGCATCCTTTGCTACTTGATGCTAAGaaacatttaaaattgtCAGATGAATtcattaaaagaaatatatcaaatacTAAGTTTGAGAATACTGTTCTTACTGAcgcaaataattttaaaggGTCTGTCAATTTAacaaatgatattattgagatcaaaaaaatggtagtccttttattttttcttattgaGAAATATTCTCTTGGCGATATAGTTATTAGGAAATATATGCATAATGCAACAAAAATGGTTTATGattatatgaaaaatgGGAATGAACCCTAATACATGGACACTAGAGCTTTTCATAACGATATTTGATTATGCTTATAGACGAACACTCATATATAgatagatatttatttattcattatttagatgctgaatagaaaaaaaaaaataataaaaaaactaatataaaattattttgtttctttatGCTCTAATTCACTAGCCATTTTGATAAGTGTAGTTggtatatttaatttatttagaatAACTTCCACAAACGAAAATGTTTCTTTTCCTGgataatcttttaattgttttaactTTTCATAAAGTTCTGTggtagaaaaaaatttatatttattttttgtctCATCTAAATTGCCACCAAGTCCATTTAATAGTTGTGGCCAATTCCATTCACAAATATCATTGAACTCTTTATCTGCACCTTTGATTGCTCTTTCTATTGTATATCCTTGATTattcaacaataatatttcaataggaatcttatatttaattatgtTCGTGATTTCTTGAACAGTCATCTGGGCTGCCCCATCACCTTCTAGTAAAATTAACCTAGGTTTATAATTTGGTGGTACATTTGAATGTGAggatttttttgataaatgCAAATTTGGGTAGTCTCTCATTGCCATTCCTATACCTAAGGAAGCTGGTATTGCCATTCCAATCGATAAATAGAAGCCTTGAGTAATATATTCTACATCACTTGAAAGTCTAGTATTTACCATGGTGAATTGAATGCTTCCAGTTTCACACACAACTACATCACCAGGGTTAATATACCTTGGGATGATTGTTTCCAAATAATCATGGGAAATGGGGCCGTCTTCTTCTTGTTCCAATGGAAAGAGATATGCATGAGAAGAAGGTGAAAATAACCTATTGTATGTTGTATTAATGGAATTTGGTTGAACACCTTTTGTAACCATATCTACAAAAGTTCTAAATTCAATGCCTTTGTAATCAGTTCTAATATTATGTTGGAATTGTGTAATTCTAACATAATCTGGatgtatttgaattaggACGGAGTCTGGTTTATAATTGAATGAGTAATATCCagtattaatttcattttcaaccACTccaaaatgaattattaaatcacacatctgaatttttttaacaatatGATCTTGACtcaattttccaaaataaaCACCTTGATAATAAGGATTCGATTCGTTTAAAACCCCTTTACTCATaaatgttgaaaaattccatAATTTTGTCTTGtgaattaaatcattaatttgttttgttaCACCAAACCTTTCTACTAATATATCGCCAATAATACATGGAGTCTTTGACGAATAAAGTAATGATAGAATGTAATCACACACAGAAACCATTTCTAGGCTTGGTAAAAGGGgaatttcaacaatttcttcaataggCATTATATCTTCCCTAGACAAATGTTCATTAACACTAATTGGAATCAAAGCATCTTGGAAATCAGTAgggataaaaatataagcaggtaaattatattgaaaaatatgctTTATTGCAATTTCTATTTGCCAACGTGCTTGGTTCAAATCTGTAATATTTGCATAGAAACAGCACACTTTTTCGTTTACCATTTCCATATAAACTTCTTTATTCGGGGCTAAAAGATTTGAGTATTTTAAGCGTGGAACTAAATGATGAATGTTGTGGTTTAGTGTGTTATACTTTGTTGGTGGAACTCCCACTACATGGagtaatttaatattttctgcAAAAGCACCAGCAATACCATTTAAAGCGCTTAATTCTCCCACACCATATGTAGTAACAACACATCCAACTCTATTAGTATAACGCGAGTAACCATCTGCAGCATAGGCAGCATTCAATTCATTACAACATCCAACCCATTTCAAGCCACTATCTTTTACCTTTTGAGtgtataataattctaataagCTTAGATTAAAATCTCCAGGAACACCAAAAATAGTTTTAGTACCAATTTGAGCTAGTTTCAAGTACAGATACTCACCTAAAGGGAGCAATTCACAGACGTCAGAGCCATCTCTAGCTCTTGTTGGAAATGGTGATTCTACTTTTTCAGTAACAGGTGTCATTTGAaactgttttttttatttgattatcTAATGATCAAATTGTGAAGAATGTACTAGtatttaacaaaatatgTCGtactttttatataataatagaaatattagATAACTGATTTGTTATTGCTTTTCAATAAGActtgaataaaataaaattaaatttgcaGATCAATCtattatacttttttaaatacaattcttcatttccccgcattttgattttgtttaCAAAATTCCGCCACAGAAAATAGCCGCCGAACGCgataaaggaaaaaaagaaatgcaGGATATTAGGtgatttttcttaaaaatcTAAAGGATAAGAGAtataaaaagtaaaagTTATAATCATTTCAacatattattgaattctttaacattatttttctgtattcaaatattcagttgataagaaaaatacacTTAGATCTATCGTTGCTATTGGTAACGGAAAAGTTCCGGGTAAAAATGAGTACCATTCATGATCTTTTTTGGAGGGGATTTTTAAAGGGAgacaaataaaaacaaagtttaaattaaataaaccTTAAATTAGATATAAACAATTAGCAAATAAGAGGAAGATTGGATTTTTTTAaccatatatatatatatatatattttgtaaggaaagcaaaaaaaatatcagatTCATGATTAATTCTGCTTAGGTGAAAACTACCTCTCAGCATATTAGTTACTATAGTAAACATAAAAACAATGGTTAGGAAATTATGTGGTCTCCAAAGAGATGTGGTTCATTTATATCGATCATGTATAAGAGTAGCTCATACTAAACCTGTTCAGTCTCGTCCACACTTCATTGAATTTGCAAGAAGTGAATTTTCGAAAAATCGGGATGTTCCTAgaaaagattttaatacaATTGAATATCTTCTTAGAACCGGCAAGAGGAGATTAGAAACATACTCATCCTCTgaagttaaaaatatatttggtAGAAAACTGTGATAATGTATTTAACAGATACTTTATATAGTACATATTCAATTAACAATTTAATGACATTTTGTATTGATGAAAGATCATATTCACTTAAACGTCAGAGCTTCCAACTCAAGTGATTCTTTGATATTATGTAAATTTATggtaataaattgaaaattgcACGTtcatattaaatattaaaaattaaaaaaaaatatcaatttataaaaaaatcttctTTTATAAAGTCAGAGTAGGAATGATAACGAAAAAAATGCCTTTAAGAAACTTACTTAACGAAgttttaaacaaaaatactACGGTGATTCTCAAGAATATATCCGATAGCGTAGTTTCTAACTTTTAAATCAGTGATGTCCTTTTCACCATTGTGATCACGGAGTAACCCTGGAGCAAAAACAACcgataaattaaataatgtcaTTAGATTAACTTCACTAAAGCTTGCAACTTTACTTAAATGCTGCGACAAGAATTTTAATACATTGTAATGCTCTTTAGgtaatgaattaataatttttgtcATTGAGGTAAGAACAAATCTGTTCAAAGAATTAACGCTGTCTgtctttttaatatcattgtCCTCGTTACTATTTAATGGTAACTTgttaattaaatcattattcctgacaattttaattaatggaTCATATGCTTCAAAGGTGATAATGGGATCATACAATTTCCTCAAGTAACGTTTCAATACACCAGCAACGGCATGAATATCTTCACGCAATAATTCAGTTAAGGAAGGTGAAATTGCTGAGTCTTTCAATGATGCGAATTGTCTCTCAATTTGctcaattaaaatttgag
This genomic stretch from Henningerozyma blattae CBS 6284 chromosome 1, complete genome harbors:
- the TBLA0A06420 gene encoding uncharacterized protein (similar to Saccharomyces cerevisiae ARO10 (YDR380W); ancestral locus Anc_5.456), with protein sequence MTPVTEKVESPFPTRARDGSDVCELLPLGEYLYLKLAQIGTKTIFGVPGDFNLSLLELLYTQKVKDSGLKWVGCCNELNAAYAADGYSRYTNRVGCVVTTYGVGELSALNGIAGAFAENIKLLHVVGVPPTKYNTLNHNIHHLVPRLKYSNLLAPNKEVYMEMVNEKVCCFYANITDLNQARWQIEIAIKHIFQYNLPAYIFIPTDFQDALIPISVNEHLSREDIMPIEEIVEIPLLPSLEMVSVCDYILSLLYSSKTPCIIGDILVERFGVTKQINDLIHKTKLWNFSTFMSKGVLNESNPYYQGVYFGKLSQDHIVKKIQMCDLIIHFGVVENEINTGYYSFNYKPDSVLIQIHPDYVRITQFQHNIRTDYKGIEFRTFVDMVTKGVQPNSINTTYNRLFSPSSHAYLFPLEQEEDGPISHDYLETIIPRYINPGDVVVCETGSIQFTMVNTRLSSDVEYITQGFYLSIGMAIPASLGIGMAMRDYPNLHLSKKSSHSNVPPNYKPRLILLEGDGAAQMTVQEITNIIKYKIPIEILLLNNQGYTIERAIKGADKEFNDICEWNWPQLLNGLGGNLDETKNKYKFFSTTELYEKLKQLKDYPGKETFSFVEVILNKLNIPTTLIKMASELEHKETK
- the SDH6 gene encoding Sdh6p (similar to Saccharomyces cerevisiae YDR379C-A; ancestral locus Anc_5.454), with translation MVRKLCGLQRDVVHLYRSCIRVAHTKPVQSRPHFIEFARSEFSKNRDVPRKDFNTIEYLLRTGKRRLETYSSSEVKNIFGRKL